Proteins encoded by one window of Nicotiana tabacum cultivar K326 chromosome 10, ASM71507v2, whole genome shotgun sequence:
- the LOC142164581 gene encoding uncharacterized protein LOC142164581, with the protein MKIHGFGIRGMTTEVVVAIQASSTASLDLEKTRATLPKRKVVEESSENEEEENTSLIARPRARRCVIDGDEVEDTPARASISEPIQILSDEDTTPRGSNESIRRLFGSGLRVESLDQFLMKLPSLLLFPFLLFLLFL; encoded by the exons ATGAAGATCCATG gatttggtATCAGGGGTATGACAACTGAGGTAGTCGTTGCCATTCAAGCGTCTTCAACCGCTTCACTTGATTTGGAAAAGACTCGGGCCACgctaccaaaaagaaaagttgtagAAGAAAGTTCTGAGAATGAGGAAGAAGAGAATACCTCTTTGATAGCTAGGCCAAGAGCCCGGAGATGCGTCATTGATGGAGATGAAGTTGAAGATACTCCTGCTCGAGCCTCTATCTCCGAGCCTATTCAAATCCTTTCTGATGAGGATACCACTCCAAGAGGCTCTAATGAATCAATTCGACGTCTCTTTGGTAGTGGTTTGAGAGTGGAGAGTTTGGACCAGTTCTTGATGAAACTCCCTTCTCTTCTTCTATTCCCATTTCTTCTATTCCTTCTATTCCTTTGA